Below is a genomic region from Lusitaniella coriacea LEGE 07157.
ACAAGTTGGCTAGTTTTTAGTGTACAATGAAATCAAGAAAAATCAAATTCAAAGATGGTGAATCAGCTTTGAGGCAAATCAGACAAGCTCTAGGAAAAATCTCCCAAGAGGAGTTTGCGCGGCGCATTGGCACAACAGTTAGAACCGTTAGTCGATGGGAAAAAGGTGATGCAACGCCAACCTTCACTATTGACCAAGTGAAAAATCTCAAGAGAGAGATTGAGTCTATTGGTCTTACGATTGAGGATTTGCCTTC
It encodes:
- a CDS encoding helix-turn-helix domain-containing protein, producing the protein MKSRKIKFKDGESALRQIRQALGKISQEEFARRIGTTVRTVSRWEKGDATPTFTIDQVKNLKREIESIGLTIEDLPSQLGRTKPPATKTRGTAKK